CTTCTGCTCGTTTATCGGAGGCGGCTGGAGGTGGCGCTGGTCATGGAAGGCTGCTTCCAGCATGGTGATGTACATCTGGCTGGTGGTATCCGTGTCGAGGCTATTCTCGAAAAGGTCGTTGGCTATACCCTTCTTGAAGGTGTGCCTTATCAGATCAATAAACTTGTTGCGATGCTTAAGAAGGATCTGCTGCATTGGTTGGACCAGTGCAAGTTTGGATCGAGAGGTTATGAGCTGGTTACAGTCGAGGATGGTGGTGGCATAGAGGCACCCTATTTGTACAAGCCCCGCAATGGGATTGGTGCTTTCGCGTAGAATCTGCCAGATCTCGAGTTCCTTGCTCTTGAGGTATTCGTCAATAATACACTCTATCAGCTGCTGCTTGCTCTCGAAGTAGTTGTAGAGCGTTTTCTTGGTGACGCCAACAGAAGCCGCAATCTCATCAACCTTTAAGCGGCTGGCTCCCGATCTCAGGAATAGAGGGGTGACCTGGCTGATATAGTAAAGCTTTCTTGATTTCATCTCATCTTTGCTTAAGTTGTGGTAATTACGGTCTGCTTCATTAGCACTTTACATTGCTACAGAAGCCGCATCTTCAATGGCCCGTTCCTCCTTCGGCTTCCTTCCGCGACTTAGGTAGCCTTCAACGCTGTGTCCTTTTAGGCGCTTGCGCATGATGACGATTCGGCGATATCGGGTGGAGCCGAAGCGATGAAGGGCGATGTAAATCAGGATGACGAATCCGGCAATAATGGTGTATCCCATCAGCTGCTTTACGGCAAGCATGATGGCTTGGAGCTGTGCCGACTTGTAGAGCATGAGGCCACCACCACGCAGCTGTCCCATAAAATCGACAGCATCCATGTGCGAGGCCAGGTTGGTAAGGTTCTGAAGCTGCAGCTTGTAGAAAGCCCATGTGAGGATGGAGCCGAATAGCGCTTGCCCCAGAAAGGAGCGAATCATCACCAGAGTGGCCATTGCCGTGAGCATTTGGTTGATGGTTAGCTGCTGCGAGCAGTAGGTAGCCAGCGAGATGTAGAGCACGCAGAGGCCTATCCCCTTAAGGATGGTAGGTAGAATAAAGAAGGCTACCTGCACTTCGGGGGCAATGGTAAAGTATAGGATGATGTGCGCTACCATGTACGATCCGAAGCCAATCATAACGAGCTCCTTTAGGTCTAGGTTGTGCTTTAGCCAAAAGAAGCAGATTATACCTCCAATGATGGCCCCAGGAAACATTGCCAGGTTTAACTGATTAGTCAGAAGGGAGCTGTAGCCCAGCACGCCCATCATGTAGGTGTTCTGCATGCTTCCGCTGCTTACAAATAGCCCCAGCAGCGCGATCATTACTAGCGAATGGATCACGTTTCTTTTGGAGAACCCGTCCATCTCCATAAAAGGCCGCTTGATGGAGCGCTGAATGGCAATAAAAAGCACCAGCATGACAAAGAAGGCAACTGTACCCCACCAGATAAGCTCAGACTGGAACCATCCGTGAAACTTGGCAAAGGTGAGCACGTAATTAAGCACCATCATCATGGTAAAGAAAAGCAGGAGGCTGGTCCAGTGGAACTGGTAAAAAGGTTTCTTCTTCATGCCTCGGCTGTTGTGCATAAACACCAGCGCAAGCAGGGCGCATGCTAGGCAGTAGATAATGGCTACAAGGTAGGTATGCTCCCAAAACATGCGGTAGGCCAACGAACTCATGTAGAATCCTGCGTACTGGCCAACGATTATGGCTATGGGGTAGAAGGTGGGGTAGAAGCGTCTCCTGTCCATAGTTGGCGTTATGATGAAGAAGATGGGTAGGATAAACTCAATGGTGCCGAACATCCTAAAAAAGCCCATCAGCAGCGAGGCAAAGGCTATTACATATACGTTGTCGGTGGTGGAGCTAACGTAGCAGAGCAGGCTCATAATAAGCAGCCCCCCAACCACAATCTCTTTAGATCGGAAGTAGGGCTTGGTGCGAAAAAGCATAGGTATTGCACCTGTCATGCCGATGTACATAGCGTTGCTGGCAAACGAAAAGGCTTCGGAGATTTCCCCCATTCCCGAGCTCATGTCGATGATGTTGGTTGGGAACACGCACGACACGGCCAAGAAGGGGAGGGTGGTAACGATGATGAGGAGCAGCTGCAGGGGCTTGGGCACCCAATCGTGGTAAAGACCTCGCTTGTACATTTGGCTATTTATTAATTCGTATCTCGACGTTCATGCCGGCACGTAGCAGCTCGGTTTCCTCCTTCTTGTTGGCGTTGGTGAGCTCGATACGTACAGGGAAGCGTTGCTGTACCTTTACAAAGTTGCCGGTTGAGTTATCGACCGGAATGGCCGAGAACTTAGAGCCAGTAGCCCCCGAAATGGCGGTAATAACCCCTTCGTACTCCTTGCCGTCGAGGGCATCTACCTTGATGGATACCTTTTTGCCTACGGCGACCGCCTTCATTTGCTTTTCGCGGAAGTTGGCAACTACCCACTTCTCGTTGCTCTTTACGATGGTGAGCAGCTGCTGCCCGGGCTGGATGAGCTGCCCCTCTTGGATCAGTCGGCGGCCGGCGATGCAGCTGTAGGGGGCTACGATCTTGGCGTACGAAACGTTAAGCTTGGCCATGTCCAGCGCGGCTTTTGTTCGCATCACCTCGGCATCGTTTTGCCCGATTCTTTTGCTTACCTCTACTACCGATAGCTGAGCCGATCTTCGTTGGCTTTGTAGCGCCTGATACTGCGCCTTCGAGGCGTCGTACTCGGCCTTTACCTGATCGAACTGCGCCTTGGTTACCGCGTCGTCCTTAAGCAGGTTGGCGTAGCGGGTGTAGGTTTGCTCGGTGTTGGTAAGGCGGGCCTTCGCGGCGGCAATGTTGGCATCGTTTACGTTGAGGTTGTTGCTGGCTGTGTTAACCGACGATTCGGTGAGCTCCCTTGCCGCAAGGGCATTCTTGTAGGCTGCTTCGGCTTGTGCCTGGGCTATCCGAAGCTCCCTGTCGTCGAGTACAGCTATCGTGTCGCCCTTGTTGATCTGCTGGTGCTCCACAAAGCGTATCTCCTTAATGTACCCCTGAACCTTGCTGTTTATGGGGTTGATGTACTCCTCCACCTGGGCGTCGTTGGTGTAGCAGGCTTCGCCGATGTGGAAGTAGGCGCGTATGGCCCAGGTTAGGGCTATGGCGACAACCGCAAGGGCTATCGTATTAATCGTGTAAACTCGGTACTTGCTGAGGCCTGCTTTGGGGGCTTTATTTTTCTTATGCGACATATCTCGTTTTTATTTGATGGGTGTTTGCTATTGGTCCTTCTTTGCTGTTTTGGGCTACAGCTTTCCGGACGCGTTGAGGAGCTTGTAGTAGGTGAATACAATTCCTATTTGGGCGTTGGTTTGCTGCAGCTCGGCATCGAGCTTGGTGTTGGTGGCGTCGAGCATGTCGAGGAGCAGCGCCAGCTGGTTGAGGTACTTTTTCTCCATCGTTTTGTAGTTCTCCTGCGCCAGCTGCATGTTTACGGCGGCCGTTTCCTGCTGCCGTAGCGCGTCCAGGTGCTTGAGGTAGGCGGAGTGTACGGCCAGCTCGGTATTCTGCTGCTGAAGAACCACGTTTTGCTGCGCCTGTATCAGCTGCAGGTTGCTAAGCTTGATGCTGCGCGGCGCATTGTAGAGCGCGGCGATGTTGAACGAAAGCGTAGCGCCCACCTGCCAGCCGTTGGCGTACATGTCAACCGCAGGGGTTCTCGACGTTATGGGGCGCTGCAGGCTGTTGGCGGCGTAAAGGCTAAGGGTGGGCATCCTGTCGGCCTTGGCAATGGCCACGCTTTTTTCCGCTAGCTGAACGCTCTTCTCCGATAGCTTAATGTCGAATCCTCCTGCTGCGGCTTCGCCTTGGTACTTTTCCATATTTTCCAGCTTGGGCCTATTGCTCAGGATGGTGGTGTCGGGAAGGATGACCGCATCGGCCGGAAGCCCCGTGGCCATGGTTAGCTGGCGGTTGAGGATGTCGATGTTGTTCTGCAGCTGCGAGGCGGCTTGGGTTAAGTTCGAGATGAGCAGCTTGGTGCGGATTACATCGTTTTGTGTTACCAACCCCTGCTGGTGCATCTTGTTGATGTTCTTCAGGCGAACCTCCGAGAGCTCGATGTTCTTTTGGTAGATCAGGTGCTGGTTGCGGAGGAGGAACAGCTCCAGGTAGTAGCTTGCCACCAGCAGCTTTATGTCCTGCTTGTTCTTCTCGAGGCTCAGGTCGGCCAGCTGCTGCTGCAGGTCGGCAGCGCCTATGGCATTTCTAACCGCATTGCCCTTAAAGATAAGCTGGCTGGCCTGTAGGGTTAGGCTGTTGCCAAAGTGGGGCATCGCCACGGTTGACTTCTTGGAGAGATCGGTATCGTAGATGGTGGCATCGCCTAGGTAGAAGGCGCTGGCCGATGCCGTGAGGCTGGGGAGCTGCTGCGTCTTGGCCACCTGCACCCGCTGCTGGCTTACCTCTACCGAGGCAGCCGAAACCTTTAATGCCTGGTTGTTGCTAATGGCCAATCCCACCAGCTCGTCGATGGAGTAGGTACGCTGCTGGGGCGTTTGGCCCCATGTTCCTACTGCTGCTGTGCTTATGAGCGCAGCAAGGCACATTGTTCGTATGTTCATTTGCGTTTTCTTGTCTATCACCTTCAGTTTTGTGATGTTTGAGGCGGCAAAGGTTGAACAAAGGCAGGGGGCGAAGAATGGGCAAGCTTCGGGGAATGATGTTCGAAACTCGGATTAACCTTTTTTTAAAGCGCTAGGAATGAAATGGGGAGTGGTACCGCTGGAGCGCTACATCTTCTCGCGGAAGGCCGATGGCGAGAGGCTGGTTCGCCGCTTGAAGAACTTGCTGAAGGCGTACTGGTCGCTGAAGTTGAGCTCGCGGGCAATCTGGTTGATGGTTCGCTCGGGTGTCGACAGCAGCACCTTGGCCTCGTTGGTTATGGCCTGGTTCATGATTTCTCCCGCCGTGACCCCTGTTGCTTGCTTGATGGTCTCGGAGAGGTGCTTGGGCGAGATGCCCAGCTTCTGCGCGTAAAAGCCGAGGCTGCGCTCCTTTCGGAAGTTGGCGGTAACCAGCTGGATGTACTCTTTCGTAATCTTATCGGCCCGGTTGAGCTCGGTGAAGGTGATCTGGTTGTACTGGATGGTGATATCTGCCAAAATGTAAATGGCCGACAAAAAAAGATGGTGGACAATTTCCTTTCTTGTTCTATCCTTATTGGGTAGGAAGAGCCTTCCCCGGAGCAGCTCCAGCACCTCCCATAGCTCCTGAAACTCTGCTTCGGTAAGCTGGTAGTGGTTCTGGGGGGAGGTGGTGAAGAAAGTTCGGACATCGTACCTACGAATCTTGATGGCCGCGATAGATTCGAATCCCGAGTTGATGGCTAAAATGCGCAGCTCGATGTTGGGGTCGGCCTCGATGAACTCGAAGATGCTATTCGATTGTATGATAAGAACCGTGTTCGGCAGCAGCGTGCAGGCTTTCAGGTTGTAGCGCACCTTTATCCAACCTTTTCGTACGAATAGTATGGCGTTTTGTACTGGTCGGTGGGGCCTGCCCACCACGATATGCTGGACTATTACCTCCTCGGTGTAGATCTCCAGGTTATTCTTGAGCTGCCAAGTCATGGGTGTCGTTGGTTACATTGTATGTTCGATGGTTCCGCTGAGCGGCCATCCTCGCTCCAAGCGCGAATTGCAAGCAAGATTGCAAAAAGATGCGCAACAAGCAACAGCCGAATCCAGAATGTGCAGGGCAATAAGCCCCCATTTCGCCACGCGCAGTACGGATTCCTGCCTCCGAGTCGCCTTTTTTGCCTCTGCAATTCTGCACGGAGCCTCCGAGTCGCCTTTTTTGCCTTTACAATTCTGCACGGAGCTTCCGAGGCACCTTTTTTGCCTTTACAAAGTTGCACGGAGCTTCCGAGGCAGCTTTTTTGCCTTTACAAAGCTGCATGGGGCTTCCACGGTAGCTTTTTTGCCTTTACAATTCTGCATGGAGCTTCCGAGTCGCCTTTTTCGCCTTTACAAAGTTGCATGGTACTTCCACGGTAGCTTTTTTGCCTTTACAATTCTGCACGGAGCTTCCGAGTCACCTTTTTTGCCTTTTACAATTCTGCATGGGCTTCCAAGCCTTTCCCTGCCTTGCTTCGCTGCGGGATGCATCGGTGGTAAATGATTTTTAAGAGTTGTGGACGTTTATTTGCTATAAATAATTTAGCTGTAAGATGGCTGTACGTAGCTGTAGTGGCTATCGGACGGTTGACGCTGGTTGAGGAGCTTTCGCTTTCTACTGCTGATCTTTACTGGCCTGTTCAAAAAAAATGGGGGATGCTGAATCACCGAACGATTATTCTGCTATTTTTACGACGAAAGTATTTATTAACAGTATTGAGTATGAAAACAGTTAATCTTTTTGCCTCGCCGAGCCACGCGCTCACCAATGTTCAGTTCTCGCAGTTTGTGGCCGACCATCTGCAGCATCTTGGCCTTATAAAGAAGGAGGAGATGACCGATGAAGAGATCGTAAAGCTGGTTGCCACCCTTACCGCCCTCCTGGGCAGCTACGACAAGGTGCTGGTGAAGATCACCAAGAGCGCCATCAGCGAAGGTGTTCGGAAGCTCGATACCAACCGTGATATCAGCCATAAGGCGCTGAAGTCTGCCCTAAAAACCGAGTCGCTCTCTACCGATTTGGAGGTGGTTGGTGCCGTTCATACCATCGAAACGTTTCTCAACCCTTACGGTAATGTGCCAAGGCTATCGCTCGAGGCCGAAACCCGGGCCATCGACGCCATTGTGGCCGAGCTCGAAGGAACCAAGTACCGTCCAATGGTCGAAAAGGTGGGCATCACCGCCAAGGTTACCCGCCTGAAGGCCGATAACGAGCTCTTTAAGGCCAAGTACAACACCCGTACCTCGGAGTACATGGCGCAGGAGACCGCCGACAACATCGAGCTCCGCAAGCAGGTAACCGAGGTGTACACCACCCTGTGCGACTACGCCGCGATGATGGCCCGCCTCGAGCGCGGCCCCCTTTACGACAAGGTGGTAACCATCGCCAACACCATCCGCACCAAGTACGCCGCCCAGGATAACCGCTCGGCCGAGCGCAAGAAGAAGGACCCCAAGAAGGACGATAAGACCACGAAGGACGATAAGTCATCGGATAAGAAGGACGAAACGAAGAAGTAGCGCACCGCTTCGGGTAAGCTATAGGGCAGCACCTCGGTTGGGGTGCTGCTTTCTTAAAGGCATAGAAAATGCAGCGAAAATAAACACAACCAACGCTTTTTTGTTGTAGATTTGGCAGCCAATTTTATCCCTTCAACCTTTAGTTCATGTCAAAAATAGATACAAAGAAAGACTGTTTTGAGTATTCAATAGATAGGTTTATTGATTGGTATATAGAAGTTAATCCATCAAATACCGAAGGGTGGAAGTCTGATTTTACTAAATTGAAGCTTGTTAAACTGAATTTTTTCTTGTCAGCAGTTAATGCTAACGAGGGGAGTGAGGGGCTATTGGATATTTTTGACAATTACTGTGCTATGCCTTATGGCCATGTTGAAAGTGATGTGTATAGTAATATTCCATTTCTAAATAAGTATAGAGTGGAGAATACAGGAACTGATATTATTCAGACTACTTATGATTTTACGTGTTCAAAAAGAGACCAAGAAAGGATTGATAGTGCAATTGAATCTTTAAAAGAAGAGAATAAGAATTTGATAAACTACGGTGCATTTAAGTTGGTGGAACTTAGCCATCAATGGTATTCTTGGATTAATATGTACAATCTTGCGAAGATGAGAAATAAAAATAGTATAGCTATACCCAAAAGTTTAATCCAGAACGAGTCAAAATTATTTCAACTAGAATATGCCTCTCTTTAGTGATATTGAAAATTGTATAAGTGAGTTTGTCGATTTAGATTGGTTTTTGGCTGAAGGAAATGACGATAAACAATTACAACGCGTATTATTCCTAGATGTAAATTCTAAGAAATTATTTAATGGAATTGTAAAGATTGTAATATCAGGTGATTATTTTTGTATCGATAATATTAATACGCGACTTGACAATGTAATTAATAGACTTGGTAATAATTTTAAAATAGAAGCAAAAGTTGATGAAAATGATTATATTGATATCTATAATATTGCACAAACATATAGTAATTGGCTGCTAAACTTTAGAGCTTTTTATGCAAAAATAAACAATCAACTTACAGATCCTACCTGTGATTGGTCTATTGATTTATATATACAAGTTGATAATGAAAATAGTATAATACCAACAATTAGTAGATATACATTATTTTTGAATTATATTATTAAACTGTTTAATCTTGATTTTTTTCTTTCTGACAATGTAGATCAAATTGGTGAATTATTAGAGATTAGAGATAGATTAAAAGACCCTAGTTTCAACGTGAGGTTGAGTACAGTTGAGTTACGGCCGATCTTAATTGAAAAGTGTAATCTATTGTTATTAAAGATTGAAAGATCAAAATTGAAGAAGTATAAGTATTTGCTAAATGGTATTGAAGATAGTCAGCATAAGGAAGGTAAATATTTTAGTAAATATAGGATTGACTTACGGGATAGAGAGAATGTCGAATCATTAAATTCTAGAACGTCATTAACAGATGATGATGCTTGGCAGTTAATGGATTATTATGTTAGTATGAAATTTGTTAAGGATGAGTCATCATCAGTACAAGATGGGGATTTACTCCTTCAACGATATGCGGATTCATTTAAACCAGATAATATTTTTGACAGATGGGCATATAATGTGTCATATGTTTATTTGTATAATAATATATTGTCTTTGAAACTTAAAGATAGAGTTGTAACATTTGAAGAGTTACTTGAAATTTACCGGAATACTCTAGCATTGCAATCAAAAAAATCGATTAAAAATTACTTCCCATTTCTAAAGATATCTGAATGCATAAATCGTATTGTTAGAAATAAGATAAGTTCATTGAATGAGGTAGAGTTAAGACGTTACTTGTCGTTATTAAATAAATCAAATGAACGACTTGTAGAAAATTTTGAATGGAGTAAAAATCATCTTAAACGATCGTTTCAACCTTTCTTCTCTGAGTGTCGTGTTAATTTTGGGGATATAAGTATTTTTACGGCATCTGCTTATATTGTACCTATAGACTATACTTTTGTTGAGGAACAGTTTCGCAAGGTGAAAGAAGATAGTGCGTTGTCTCGTGGGTTTGTTGATACATTAAGGCTAAATAGTCGGTTAATTGAAAACACGGCAGACAAAAAGATTGAGAAGTTGCAAGTGGAAAATAGAGAATTACTAAAGAAAAATGTCGAAGTGCTTTCTATTTTTGCTGCAATTGTCCTTTTTGTTGTAGGTAATATTCAACTTTTTATTCAATTAACTACATTGAAATCTGCATTAATGTTTATGCTTGTATTTGCATATGCAATTTCAATGTTTGTTCTGCTTATACGGTTAACTACCCGGAATTATCATGATATAAGAAAAGGCATTGGGTGGAAAAAAGTTTTAAATTTTAATTTGTTTGAAACAATTCATCTGGTATTAATGACTATTGCTACAGTATCAATTCTTCTTATCCTTTTCTTTTCAAAAGATATCGTTTTAGCGAATAAAGATAATTCAAAAGAAAAGGATGGTAAAGTAATGGTTGATATTAGAAATCATGCAGAACCGATGATTCAAAACCATGCAAATTCAGTTCAAAAGCGTTAGACGTACATGCGCATCTTATTTAAATCAACGAAAAAAGAATTTTTGCTAACTGGATCCATTTAAAAAACGCCATGGCTTCTTAATGTCTCCGAGCCCATGCGTCTACCTCCCCCTACATCGGGTCTACATCCACGCTCACCATCATTCCCCTGTACTTGGGCTGGCCCTGCACCTCGTAGATGCTGTCCCACAGCAGCTCCTTCACCTTGGTAACGGGCTTGGTGCGCTCCATCTTCAGGACGAAGCCCATCAGGTAGCGGTTCTGGATGCGGTTGATGGCGGGCTCCTCGGGGCCCAGAATCCTATCGCCGAAGATGGCGCGGAGGCGGTAGCCCAGCACCTCGGCAATCTCCTGCAGCAGCTTGCGGTCTACGTGCTTTAGGGTGATCTTGGTTAGCCGGTAGAAGGGCGGATAGAGGAACTGGTGGCGCTCCACCAGCTGCCACTCGTACAGGCTGTGGTAGTCGTTCTGCTGCACCATGCGCAGCACGTCGCTGTCGGGCTGCGAGGTTTGCACGATCACCGAGCCCTTCTTATCCTTACGTCCTGCC
This window of the uncultured Acetobacteroides sp. genome carries:
- a CDS encoding TetR/AcrR family transcriptional regulator, with the protein product MKSRKLYYISQVTPLFLRSGASRLKVDEIAASVGVTKKTLYNYFESKQQLIECIIDEYLKSKELEIWQILRESTNPIAGLVQIGCLYATTILDCNQLITSRSKLALVQPMQQILLKHRNKFIDLIRHTFKKGIANDLFENSLDTDTTSQMYITMLEAAFHDQRHLQPPPINEQKLNKMLYYLIKGCCTPKGVDTLRGALDIRVESI
- a CDS encoding HlyD family secretion protein gives rise to the protein MSHKKNKAPKAGLSKYRVYTINTIALAVVAIALTWAIRAYFHIGEACYTNDAQVEEYINPINSKVQGYIKEIRFVEHQQINKGDTIAVLDDRELRIAQAQAEAAYKNALAARELTESSVNTASNNLNVNDANIAAAKARLTNTEQTYTRYANLLKDDAVTKAQFDQVKAEYDASKAQYQALQSQRRSAQLSVVEVSKRIGQNDAEVMRTKAALDMAKLNVSYAKIVAPYSCIAGRRLIQEGQLIQPGQQLLTIVKSNEKWVVANFREKQMKAVAVGKKVSIKVDALDGKEYEGVITAISGATGSKFSAIPVDNSTGNFVKVQQRFPVRIELTNANKKEETELLRAGMNVEIRINK
- a CDS encoding TolC family protein, encoding MNIRTMCLAALISTAAVGTWGQTPQQRTYSIDELVGLAISNNQALKVSAASVEVSQQRVQVAKTQQLPSLTASASAFYLGDATIYDTDLSKKSTVAMPHFGNSLTLQASQLIFKGNAVRNAIGAADLQQQLADLSLEKNKQDIKLLVASYYLELFLLRNQHLIYQKNIELSEVRLKNINKMHQQGLVTQNDVIRTKLLISNLTQAASQLQNNIDILNRQLTMATGLPADAVILPDTTILSNRPKLENMEKYQGEAAAGGFDIKLSEKSVQLAEKSVAIAKADRMPTLSLYAANSLQRPITSRTPAVDMYANGWQVGATLSFNIAALYNAPRSIKLSNLQLIQAQQNVVLQQQNTELAVHSAYLKHLDALRQQETAAVNMQLAQENYKTMEKKYLNQLALLLDMLDATNTKLDAELQQTNAQIGIVFTYYKLLNASGKL
- a CDS encoding AraC family transcriptional regulator, whose product is MTWQLKNNLEIYTEEVIVQHIVVGRPHRPVQNAILFVRKGWIKVRYNLKACTLLPNTVLIIQSNSIFEFIEADPNIELRILAINSGFESIAAIKIRRYDVRTFFTTSPQNHYQLTEAEFQELWEVLELLRGRLFLPNKDRTRKEIVHHLFLSAIYILADITIQYNQITFTELNRADKITKEYIQLVTANFRKERSLGFYAQKLGISPKHLSETIKQATGVTAGEIMNQAITNEAKVLLSTPERTINQIARELNFSDQYAFSKFFKRRTSLSPSAFREKM
- a CDS encoding DUF6261 family protein — translated: MKTVNLFASPSHALTNVQFSQFVADHLQHLGLIKKEEMTDEEIVKLVATLTALLGSYDKVLVKITKSAISEGVRKLDTNRDISHKALKSALKTESLSTDLEVVGAVHTIETFLNPYGNVPRLSLEAETRAIDAIVAELEGTKYRPMVEKVGITAKVTRLKADNELFKAKYNTRTSEYMAQETADNIELRKQVTEVYTTLCDYAAMMARLERGPLYDKVVTIANTIRTKYAAQDNRSAERKKKDPKKDDKTTKDDKSSDKKDETKK
- a CDS encoding type II toxin-antitoxin system antitoxin SocA domain-containing protein, with product MSKIDTKKDCFEYSIDRFIDWYIEVNPSNTEGWKSDFTKLKLVKLNFFLSAVNANEGSEGLLDIFDNYCAMPYGHVESDVYSNIPFLNKYRVENTGTDIIQTTYDFTCSKRDQERIDSAIESLKEENKNLINYGAFKLVELSHQWYSWINMYNLAKMRNKNSIAIPKSLIQNESKLFQLEYASL